GCGCGCGAAGGCAGCCGTTAGCTACTTAACCAGGATGACCGTCGACTCTCGCTTTTAGCAACATAGAGCCAAACTTAATCACATACAGAGTAAAAGCCAATATCCATAACAGCCCGCTGATATCGATCATCAACATCATTTGGGCTGGCCACAGAACCACACCAACACTACGAACTAACGCAGCAGCCGTCAGCATAGCGAATGCTAACGCCATATTTGGGCCCTGATAAATTGCTCGCCCAGTATGCCCCATGGTTACACGAGCGATCATCGCCAGTATCAAGCCGCCGAGCGCTCCGATCGCAAACAGATGCAACATATTGTGGCCCGCAAATGGGTTATCGAGTAACCCTCTCAATAATAGGCTGACCGGAATACACAAGTAAGCTAAGTGCAGTGACCACACTAACGGCTCTTTGACGGTGCGCCACGGCTGCCATCTCATCACACGAACTAAATGTGCTAAACCGGAAATGACCATCAGAGAAGGCCCGAGCTGAGCAAAAGTGACAGGGAAAAAGCTCAGAATAAATAAACTGACCAGCGGTAGGTTTGCCGTCCATTCTAACCAAGTCATCGGCTGTGGTTTCTCAAAATTAAATCGCCGTGCAGTGAAGAATGGAATCACTCGCCCGCCCATTACCGACAGTAAAATCGTAAACCACCACAACATTGCCTGCCAGACCGCTGAAGAAGGAAACGGCGGCATCCCCTTAATGGTCGCGTAGCTGGCAAAGTTCGCCGCAATCGCCAAAACAAACAAGGACACAAAGAACAGATTTTTCCACCCTTTAGCTTTGATCACTCGACTGCCAACTTCATACGCTGCAAAAGCGATAAACAGAGCCTCTATCGATGAAATCAACCACAAAGGTGCAGGTGTCCAAAACAGTACACGCGGAAGTAGCCACAAACCAACCAGTAGCGCCAATCTATGGTGTCTGGTGCCATTGATTTCCGTCCAATTCTGGACTGCGGTCAAAACAAACCCCACCACAATCGCCATCGAGAAACCAAACAACATCTCATGCACATGCCACCACAAAGCAGGCACTCTTAACGCTGCAGGTTGGCCGTTTTGAAACATCCATACCCACAAGGCGACAGCAATAACAGCGTAAACGGCCCCAAGCAAAAAGAAGGGCCGAAACCCCAAACGTAAAATCGGCGGAATGGCTTCTTCGACTTTTTTGTCAGTAATATTGAGCACAATGGTCACTCCAAATATTGAATCTAACTATCTAACAGCAATATTTATTCCAGTGTTAAATCTAATAAAATTCAATACGTTAAAAGAAATCATGTCTTTATGACTCCATAAAATTAGGTCATAAAGACACATAAGAGTAATGAAAGTACAAATTTTGAAGGTCTGAATCATTGACCCAAGTCGTCAGAAGTTGACAATAACCCATCTGGATAATGTGAGGTTTAGATGAAAATTGTTGCTGTAACCGCCTGCCCTACCGGTATTGCTCATACTTACATGGCTGCCGATGCACTGAGTAAAGCTGCACCTAAAAAAGGCTTGCAGATCAAGGTCGAAACCCAAGGTGCAATGGGGATTGAAAACCCTCTCTCCGCTCAAGATATTATGCGCGCAGACTTGGTTCTGATTGCTTCAGATATAGAGATAGAACAGCGTGCACGCTTCACTGGTTGTAAAATCCATGTTGTTACCATTGAAGAAGTCTTGACCAATGTTGATGCCGTTCTCGACAGGTGCAAATCACTGTGATTGAACGTCGAATTACGTTCGTTCTCCCCGAGGATGGATTTGCCAGTTGGAAAATCAATCGACTCAAGGCCTTGAGCGGGATGTTTCGCTCGGTGGTCGTGTTACTTAATGTCACCAAGTGGGAAAGAGCCAATATCGAGCACCCTTTGCAAATCATGTCGTTGGGCAGTCAGGAGTTCGATTTATGTCAGATACACATTGAAGGCTCAGATGCAGAATTGGCCTGCATGGTGTTTACTAATTTCATCAGCGATCAGTTCACCTTGGTCAATACTGCGCATAAGAGTAACCAATTAACCAATATTGCACTGCTCAGCAATCTGCCCACTTTTCATCTCGATTTTCCACTTAGCTACTTACACCACCACAGTGATGTTGAAAATAAGTCAGCGGCATTCAGCCTCGCGACAAAATGCATTACCAGTTCAAACCCAGCTCTAATAAGTGAACAGTTTGCTCAGCGAGAGCAAACCTCTTCAACCGCTATTGGGCATGGGATCGCCCTTCCTCACATCATGAGTGAAGCGATTGATATCCCAAGTGTCAGCATTGTATCGCTCACAGAAGAGTTAGACTGGAACTCTCCCGTTCCGGGTGGTGTCAGTATGATCATCGCTATCGCTTTGCCACATAAAGCGTCACGTGATGTCTTGCTAGCCTTTACGCGCCTGACTCGTTCATTGCTGGATCCAGACTATTGCCAGTTGCTGCGTACCAGCCACGAACAACAAGCGTTAAAAGCACTTCTTACCCATAAACTGGCACAAGCCTAGCTCGCCCGATATTCGCTCGGCGTCATACCGACTTTGTTCTTAAACACCCGAAAAAAATAGTTGGCATCAGCGTAGCCACAACGGTTCGCCACTTCCTGTAGACGGAAGTCATAGCGCTTGAGCATAAACTTAGCGCGGTCAATTCGAACCCAGGTGATGTAGTCGGCCAGTGTCATATGCCCTTGTTGGCGAAACAAGCGCGACAAGTGATTGGGGGAAATGTTAAACCGCGAAGCAATCGACGCTCTGGTAATTGCCCGATGAAAATTCTCTTGAATATAGATACAAATTCCTTGGTAAAGATCTTCACTATGGCTTTTCGAACGGCCATCAGGCTTTTGTAACATTGATTGGCAATAGCTGAGCAGAGCCACCAGCAAATGTTCATCCATCGGAGCTTTTTGAGGTTCCTGAGCTAGTGCGTTCAATGCCTGCAAAATATGATCAACCGCGTGCCCAGTTCGGGTCGGTACAGAATATTTCTGGATGTCATAGAAACCGCTTTCCCCCGCACGCTTGCTCACCAAACTGAAACCTAACTGGCGACGACCAAACAGCAAACTCAGTACCGAACATTCGTTTTCCCAGTTCGGTTTATTCCAACAGTTAGGAGGAATATAGAGTGCGTCTCCACTCAATACGCTAATGTCCGCAATCCCTTGTTCAGGATCTTCAAGTTGATTGAGGTACTCGCCACTTAAAACGAGCTCAAGCCGCGGAAAGTTCACCTGATAGCTAAAAGCAGGGGGTGTGAGTTTGTCTGCAGCAAACCAGATCCGACTAAAATGCTCTCGTTCATGAATAACATTATCGAGTAAATCATGGAATATATGACTCATAGCCCCCTCTTAAGTAATCACTTTTCGTGACTTCCATCAACAAAAAACACATAAAATCGAGGTTACTATACTCTAGTTTTTACGATTTGTATTTTTCCTTTCAAAGATAGAAACACTTAATAAAAAACAATAAACATTTGATATTTAATAGTTAATTTAAAATTAAACAAACTAATTACACTTAAATCAATAATTGATTTCGATCACACTCCAAATCCATAGTTACAATAATCCAGTAAATGCATTTCTGGTACACTAAAAATCCTTGACTGAATAACCCACAATTACCCTCAGATAAAAAAACAAGTTCCGCATAAATAGGAACCAATCGGGGTAAACGAGATGATCACAGACTTAATCAATCAAGAGTTGATTTGCTTAGATCTCCAAGCAACAACCAAGCAAGAAGTATTCGAAGAACTGATCGAACTGCTTAGCAACAACCACCGCATCAGCGACAAAGCACAATTCCTCAATGACATTCAGGCTCGCGAAGAGATTGGCAACACAGGCTTTGAAGATGGCGTCGCGCTGCCTCATGCCAAAAGTGCCGCGGTTTCCCAGCCTGCTGTCGCGATTGGTATTAGCCGCCAAGGGATAGAATACGGCGCAGAAGACGGTCAGCCGAGCAAACTATTTTTTATGATTGCCTCTCCTGATGGTGGTGCCGACCACCATATCGAGGTGCTGGCTGAGCTCTCTTCCAAACTTATCGAAGAAGGTTTTATCGAACGTTTTATGCAGGCCAGCTCCGCAGAAGAAGCATTAGAATTACTGCTCGCCAAACCACAAGATCTGCAAGATAACCCAGAAGCCGATCAAGGCTTTTTAATCGGTGTAACTGGTTGCCCAGCAGGCGTTGCGCACACTTACCTAGCCGCCGAAGCCTTAGAAAAAGGCGCCGCTGAACTTGGCTATCAAATCAAAGTCGAAACCAATGGCTCTATCGGGGTCAAAAACACGCCGAGTTCAGAAGAGATAGCTAAAGCTGACGCGATCATTGTCGCCTGTGACAAACAGGTTGATATGAATCGTTTCGCAGGAAAAAAGGTCATCTCAACAGGTGTCAAGGCACCGATCAGCGATGCTAAAGGTTTGATAGAAAAAGCGCTACAAGCGCCACTCTATACAGCGAGTGAAGAAAGCCAAACGACTGAAACAGCTTCTTCGAATGCCCGTAGCGATTTATACCGCTACCTGATGAACGGCGTTTCACACATGATTCCATTTGTGGTTACAGGTGGCCTGCTGATCGCACTCGCGCTGGCCATTGGTGGCGAGCCAACGTCTGCGGGAATGGCAATTCCTGAAGACAGCATGTGGCAAAAAGTACTGGATGTCGGTGTGGTGTCGTTTACCTTGATGATCCCCATATTGGCGGGCTACATAGCCTATGCAATTGCTGATCGTCCGGGGCTTGCTCCGGGATTAATTGGGGGCTGGATTGCGAACAATGGCTCTTTCTATGGTGCGGAAGCTGGCACAGGTTTTATCGGCGCCATCGTTGCTGGCCTGCTGGTGGGCTATTTTGTCAAATGGCTGACGAGCATCAACTACCATAAATTTATTCAGCCATTGGTGCCTATTATGATTGCACCAATCCTCGGCTCTTTGTTTATCTCTAGCCTGTTTATCTTCGTCATTGGTGCACCCATTGCAAGCTTGATGGATAGCCTAAATGCGATGTTAGTCAGCATGAGTACTGGCAGTGTGATTCTGTTGGGTATTGTCTTAGGTGGCATGGCTGGTTTTGATATGGGCGGACCGTTTAACAAAGTCGCGTTCTTGTTCTCTGTCGGCATGATAGCCAGTGGTCAGACGCAATTTATGGGCGCTATGGCGTGTGCAATTCCTGTAGCACCTCTTGGTATGGGTCTCGCCACTTTCCTTGGTCGTAAATTCAATCTATTTGAAGCATCAGAAATCGAAGCTGGTAAAGCGGCCGGTGCTATGGGCTTGGTCGGTATCTCAGAAGGCGCAATACCATTTGCCGCGCAAGATCCAATGTCTGTGATTCCGGCTAACGTGCTTGGCTCTATGGTGGCGGCGGTAATGGCCTTCTCATTTGGTGTCACCAACAGCGTCGCGCACGGTGGTCCGGTTGTCGCCTTGCTTGGCGCAATGAACCTACCGCTGATGGCACTCGCTTGTATGGCTGCGGGTACAGTCGTGACCGCCCTGACCTGTATTTCACTTAAGAAGATGCGTAAAGCGAAAGCACAGCTAGCAACCGCTTAATCATTTAAGCACCTTAGGCGCGCTCCCCTATTTTGCGCGCTATTCAGACCCCGCTTTTACGGGGTCTTTTCTTTTGTGGTAAAAACCTTTAGGTTGTTTGTTGAACACAGAGGGAGAATACATGGCAATTTACATCTTTGGCTACGGCAGTTTAATGAACTCCGCATCGAGACAACTGACAGGAAAAACCGCGCAAGCGTTGCCTGCCATTGTTCATGGTTTCAAACGCTACTGGGGTAAAGTGGATGACAGTTATATCCTTTCACCACTGGTAGTAAACAAAGGCGAAGGATTAGTCAATGGAGTACTACTCGAAATCAGAGAAGATGAGCTGAGTGAATTTGATGTTCGCGAGCGAGGCTACCATAGAGTGGAAGTGCCCCATTCACAGCTTGAGTGTAGTAACCCGTTTCGTGCCAATGATCAGGTTTGGGTGTACATCAAAGACAACCCAGAGCCGCCATGTAGCCTGAGCCCTATCATGCAAACCTATGTCGATACTGTATTAGCAGGGTGTCTGGAAATCTCCGAACCGTTTGCCAAACAATTTATTGAGCACACCATCGGCTGGCATTTCCCGAGGGAAGATGACCGACATGCGCCTAAGTATGGCAACCTCGCGGGTGTAGAAGCACACCATTATCCGGTGATTGATAAACTAATAAAGGGAGCGTAATGCTCCCTTTTCAGTTCGGTAATACAAGCGGTTAGAACTTGTAATCAATACCTAGGAACAAAGTGTCCATATCGAAGTCTGCATTATCGTACTCAGCCGTTGTTGTTCGATATCCAGCATTAATGCTCCAATTATTATTGAATGCGTAGCCTGCTTCAACACCATAAAGCACTGAAGAGCCAGAAGCCTCAGAACCGTTGGACTTGTTTTCACCACCAACACCACCGATTCCAAAGATTCCACCTAGATAGAAATCTGAATGGCCAAAGTAGTACTGAGGTTTCACATTCAAGTTGAACGCTGAAAACTCAAGGTTATTCACCGCAGTATCACCTTTCAGGGCAATATCAAAAGACCCGTAATGCGCGTACTCAGCTTCTAGACCAACCACAAATGAGTCAGCGATATGGAAGTTATAGCCAATTGCTAGCGCTGCACTGGTAGATGACACCTCACCTGCAGAGCTCGCTCCATCCCAGTTTGTCGCATTAACATCTGTATCAATGATGTCTACACCTAGATACCAGCCATCATTTAGGTAACTACGTTCTGCCTGCTGTGCATCTACGTTTTCCGCACCCACTGCTTGAAATGAAACTGCCGCGACTAGAGCTGCGAGTAACTTCTTTTTCATTATTATTCCCATATATTTTGAATATACATCACAAAATTCCTCGCGCGACTATAGGGAACTCAATAAAAAACAAAACCATCAGTAAACAATATATTGATCAAAATCTCATTAATAAAACAAATACGAACAATTGTCGTACAAGCTCAGTAGAAAGGGGGGACAAAAGCACACATTATGCCGACAAGAATGCCAATATACCTAATTACGCGCCACATAGAATACGATGTGTTAGCGATACAGCTTAACTCCGCCTACGTTGCACTGTATTCCGCTATCGGAGGACCGCCCTAACCCACTATCTATCAAGCCCCCTATTTCACAACACGTGCAATAATATTGCGCAACCAGATATTCTTTTCTTCATACTGGTTAGCACTAAGAAACAATAATTTAATGTCGAAATCTGGTACTTCCAAGGGAGCTGCAACCGCGGTTAAGCTGTGATTATACATTTCCAGTTGCGCAAACCTTTTCGGGATGATGCAAACCATCTTGCGACCAATCAATAGCTTCCGAATGGTCAAAAAATTTCGAGACACTACCCCCACTCTTCGCTCAAAGCCCATTTTAGCCAGTTTTTTATCTACCTGAGTTTCTAAACTACCATCTGAGCTCACCAACGCATGTTCGACAGATACAAATTGTTCCAATGTCATAGGATTCTGGTGCTCAACGGTAAGAGGGTCAAACAAACACAAATGCTGTTCAGAATAGAGATATTGCGAGGTGAAACGGCGACTATGACCATCAATACTGCCAATGATTGCATCGATATGCTCACTATCTGCTATCGCTTGGTAGTTGCTACGGTTAACGTTAACAAAGCTAATTTGTGAGTGAGGCGATTCGTTTTTAATGGCATCAAATAATATCGGAGCAAAGAGCTGCTCAGCATAATCGGTCAACCCAATTTTCCACACACCACTGTAGTTTTGAGGGTCGAAGCCTTTCTTACTCAATAAGTCGTTTTGAATGCTCGCCAAGAGATTATGCACAAGTGGAGCTATGTCATGGGAGCGCTGCGTCGGTTCCATACGCACCCCCACTCGTTTAAAGAGAGGATCATCAAATAAAGTACGCATGCGTTGTAGTGTATGACTCATCGCAGATTGGCTGACATAGCACTCCTGAGCGGCGAGACTAACGCTTTTTGTCTCATATAACGCCTGAAAAGCGACCAAGAGATTGAGGTCAACACCTTTCCAACTAAACTCTCTCACAGTAATCCCATATAGTTCATATACTGTATTAAAACTATTAATTTGAATCATTTTAGTGCATTTCTTACAGTATGTGCAGTATTTGTTCTATGAGTAACCAGACAATGTGGTCTATTTTTAAAACCTTTTTTTGGCTTGGCTGGATAAGCTTCGGCGGTCCGGCAGCCCATATCGGCTACTTTCGTAATACCTTTGTTGAAAAGCTCAAATGGCTTGACGATAAAGAGTACGCACAAATTGTCGCTCTGAGTCAGTTTCTGCCCGGACCAGGCTCCAGTCAGGTTGGCTTTGCTCTCGGTTACAAACGCGGCGGATTACCCGGCGCCTGCATGGCTTTTTTAGGGTTCACCCTTCCATCAGTCCTTATCATGCTAGCGCTCGCTGTACTCAGCAGTGAGCTAACGGAAATGTCCATATTCCAGAATATTGTTAATGGTCTGAAGCTGTTAGCGGTTGTCGTTGTAGCAGATGCCACGTGGGGAATGTACAAGAATTTCTGTAAAGATAAGCTATCGGTCACTCTCTGTTTAGTGACCGCCATATCACTATTGGTTTTCCCCAGTATTGCTACCCAAATACTGGTTCTGGTTATCGCCGCAGCTGTCGGTATAAAGTACCTGAGTAATCAAAAGCAAGAACCTCAGGCACATTTTGAACCATCGGTGTTTCCTCTTGTTCTATTTATCATACTGATTATTGGCCTGCCTTTTGTTTCTCAAAACTTACCTGCGCTGGAGTTATTCAGCAATTTCTTCCAAGCAGGCAGTTTGGTATTCGGCGGGGGACATGTTGTCCTACCATTGCTACAGAATATTGTCGGTGATCAGCTCAGTCAGGATGCTTTCCTAACAGGATATGCTGCGGCTCAAGCAGTACCGGGGCCAATGTTCACCTTTGCTACTTACATTGGTTATGAGTTGTTACCACAAGCGCCTATTGCAGGCGCATTGATTGCCACTCTGGGTGTCTTTTTACCAGGCTTCTTACTGCTTTTAGGTGTACTAAAAAACTGGCAATCCTTAGCCAAGATGCCCAAAGTATCGGGCGCCGTAAACGGCGTAAATGCAGCCGTTGTCGGTCTATTGGTTGCCGCTCTCTATCAACCAGTCTTCAGCAGCGCAGTGATGAGTTCAATCGACATTTCATTGGTTCTGGTTGGCTTTTATCTGCTTAGACAGTTGAAACTGCCCATTGTCTCAATGGTCATCTTCTTTATGGCAGCGGGCATTGCAGGTGGCTATCTTACTTAAAGACGAGGAAATACAATAAACCAAAAGGAGAGCGTTAGCTCTCCTTTTATTGCTCGGCCACGGATGCAACTTCTGCTGCTTTTTCTTCCCTTACCATTGCCAATGCTTTTTCAAGGTTTTCATTCGCTACCTTGTAATAAGAAGTTTTGCTATCAATGGCTTGCTGTAAGTATGGAATCTCCTTATCGGGCTTACCCTGCAAGATCAGAAAATACCCGACATTATTTAATGCTTCAGGTTTATCCATATGCTTAGAACACATTCCCTTCACGAGAGTTGAGATTATCCACCTCTCACCTAACCTTATTAGTAGATCACGGCAACAATCACTTGGGAATACGCTTTCTGTGGATGTATTACATAAAGGATATTGGCTGGGCCAATCAATAAGTTACGTTGATAAAGATACAGTGAGGGATCTAGAGAGGTATTTTCATCTCCTCGACTACGGCTATGACGTTTCCGTATTGAGTGAGTCCGATATTGATTTCTGTTTTTTTTTCTACGAAGAAAATTTTGATTCTCTATTTCTAACCACTACAAAGCTTTGTCAGAACTTACACAAGCATCTTGTCTTGCTCTATAGAGAGCATCTGGACCCAGAAGTTGAGCAATTGGAAATCGTGTTTTCAACGCTTGATCTTAATGGAAAATCGGTAAAACCTTGGGCAGAAGAGCTCAGCAAGCAAGTCCACTACCAGTTCAATCAACACAAAGAGATCTTAGAGATCCATAAACTTCCGGCGATATCTGAGCAAAAGAATATCAGCAAAGACCTAGTCGAAATTCTTAGATACATTGACAAAAACCTTTCACGAACTATTCGTGAAGAAGATATTGCAGAATACTGTCATTACTCTGTTACCTATTTCTCTAAATTTTTTCATAAATCGATAGGAGTCAGCTTTAGAGATTACCTCACCATAAAAAGAATAAGTCTTGCCAAACAGTTACTTAGTGAAAAAAGAAAAGAGAAAATCTCCTTTATTGCCTTCCAATGTGGGTACAATGACGTGTCGTATTTCTCTCGTATCTTCAAGAAAAAAACAGGTCTAAGTCCAGCTATCTACCGCCAGCTCCATTAGTTTTAACGCCACGGTCACAAGTTCCTGTTCAACTCTTGCCTAATGCTTCCCTCTCTTAACTCCCGCATGCTAAAGTTAACAAGCTGTTAACAATAAAAATATCATAACTTTGCCAATAACATGGAGTTAGAAAATGATTCAGCCTAACGAGTTAAGCAAAACGACTTGTGCTCTCCCACCACCAAATGAAATGATCCTTCGCTGGGCAGAGGAACGCCCGAATGAAGTGTATCTCAAACAAATCATTGATCGTCAATTTGTCGAATTCACCTATGCAGAAGTCGCTGACAAAGCACTGAAATTGGTTGCTGCATTGCAGGAGCTAGGTCTGCAACCACGAGATAAGATTGCTTTAGTCTCAAAAAACTGCGCAGAATGGTTTATTTGTGATTTGGCGTTGATGCTGGGTGACTTTGTCAGTGTTCCCATCTTCCCAACAGCCGGTGCAGATACCATTGAATACTGCGTCACCCATAGTGAAAGTAAAGCACTGATTGGCGGTAAACTTGATGATGCTACCGCAACTCAACAAGTGCTGGATGCAATGCCAAATCTTATCAGCATCTCACTCCCTTATGACACTGCCCCTCAATGTCAGCACAACTTTAATAACTTAATCGCTCAATCTCAGCCGAGTAAAGATCGACCAGAACATTATGATGACAAGCTAATGTCGTTGGTTTATACATCAGGTACATCAGGCTTGCCTAAGGGTGCCATGCTGACCTACGGTGCTTTCAGTTGGTCAGTACAACAATTGATAAACCATATCGGTATTCAGGAAAATGACCGACTGTTCTCTTATTTACCTCTTGCTCATATCACTGAACGAGTATATATCTTTGGTTCCTCTATTATGGGCGGGGTTACCACTGCATTCCCAGAGTCTCTTGATACTTTCATCGAAGACGTAAAAATGCAGCGCCCAACGCTGTTTATCTCTGTACCGCGTCTATGGACTTTGTTCCAGCAACGTATTCAGGACAAACTACCGCAGAAAAAACTCAATATTTTGCTCAAAATTCCTTTTGTCAATTCACTGATTAAAAAGAAACTCGCAGACGGTCTTGGTCTAGATCAGGCTCGTGTTTTGGGCTGTGGTTCAGCTCCCGTCTCGCCAGCATTACTGAGTTGGTACCATAGCGTAGGCCTCAATATCACCGAAGCTTGGGGAATGACCGAATCCTTTGCTTACAGTACCCTCAATTATCCATTCAGAGCGGACAAAATTGGCTCAGTCGGTAATGCAGGCCCAGGAATCGAGCTTAAGATCGCCGATGATGAAGAGATCATGGTGCGCGGCAAGGGTCTGTTCTCTGGTTACTACAAAAATGATATCGCAACTCAAGAATCGTTTGATTCAGAAGGCTGGCTACACACTGGAGATATCGGCTTTATCGACGCAGATGGTTACTTAACCATCCAAGGGCGTAAAAAGGACACCTTCAAAACAGCCAAAGGTAAGTTTGTTGCCCCTGTACCTATTGAGAAGAAACTCTTTGAGTACAGTCGTGTGGAGATGATGTGTCTCATCGGACTTGGATTACCCGCGCCTATCCTTTTAGTGGTACCTCACGATTTCCCTAACTTTGATCGCGCTCGCTACGAAAGAACAACGAAGAGAGTCGTCGAAAGGATGAATGCTGAATTGGAGTCTCACGAGCAGATCAAGGGGGTTCTGATGATCAAAGATCCTTGGAGCATTGAGAATGGTATTCTCACGCCAACACTGAAGATCAAACGTCATGTCCTAGAGCAGAAATATCATGATGTAGGTCACAACTGGCCCAAAGGACAACTCGTTGTCTGGGAAGAGTAAAACATAAGGAGAGCGAAAGCTCTCCTTTTTTGCTTTTTTATCATTTGTCATTATGATGCTTAGCAAAAAGGGAGCAAATTAAAAAGGAATGAATATGGATGCAAGATTGCATCATCTGCCGGGTCTACGTTACTTTGAGATAGCCGCAAGACTAAACAGTTACAGCAGAGCAGCGGAAGAACTCTTTATCAGCCAAGCGGCCGTTAGCCAAAAGATACGTCAACTTGAAGACGGATTGGGCTGTAAGCTTTTTGTCCGAGATGGACGAGAAATGCGCTTGACTGAACAAGGTAAAATACTCTTCAAGCACGTATCTCATGGTTTTGAAAACATCATCACAGGGTTAAACCAGATCCAAAGTGAACCCATAGAAGGCCTACTCTGTG
This window of the Vibrio neptunius genome carries:
- a CDS encoding AraC family transcriptional regulator, whose amino-acid sequence is MDVLHKGYWLGQSISYVDKDTVRDLERYFHLLDYGYDVSVLSESDIDFCFFFYEENFDSLFLTTTKLCQNLHKHLVLLYREHLDPEVEQLEIVFSTLDLNGKSVKPWAEELSKQVHYQFNQHKEILEIHKLPAISEQKNISKDLVEILRYIDKNLSRTIREEDIAEYCHYSVTYFSKFFHKSIGVSFRDYLTIKRISLAKQLLSEKRKEKISFIAFQCGYNDVSYFSRIFKKKTGLSPAIYRQLH
- a CDS encoding AMP-binding protein yields the protein MIQPNELSKTTCALPPPNEMILRWAEERPNEVYLKQIIDRQFVEFTYAEVADKALKLVAALQELGLQPRDKIALVSKNCAEWFICDLALMLGDFVSVPIFPTAGADTIEYCVTHSESKALIGGKLDDATATQQVLDAMPNLISISLPYDTAPQCQHNFNNLIAQSQPSKDRPEHYDDKLMSLVYTSGTSGLPKGAMLTYGAFSWSVQQLINHIGIQENDRLFSYLPLAHITERVYIFGSSIMGGVTTAFPESLDTFIEDVKMQRPTLFISVPRLWTLFQQRIQDKLPQKKLNILLKIPFVNSLIKKKLADGLGLDQARVLGCGSAPVSPALLSWYHSVGLNITEAWGMTESFAYSTLNYPFRADKIGSVGNAGPGIELKIADDEEIMVRGKGLFSGYYKNDIATQESFDSEGWLHTGDIGFIDADGYLTIQGRKKDTFKTAKGKFVAPVPIEKKLFEYSRVEMMCLIGLGLPAPILLVVPHDFPNFDRARYERTTKRVVERMNAELESHEQIKGVLMIKDPWSIENGILTPTLKIKRHVLEQKYHDVGHNWPKGQLVVWEE